One Pararhizobium sp. IMCC3301 DNA segment encodes these proteins:
- the cueR gene encoding Cu(I)-responsive transcriptional regulator, translated as MNIGQASLASHLPTKTIRYYEEIELIRPTRAGNGYRTYSETDVHRLRFLQRARSLGFSIDECRLLLSLYKDRNRASADVKRLALEKITEIERKLSELNSLKSTLSALAENCHGDDKPECPIIDDLAGGLKH; from the coding sequence ATGAATATTGGACAGGCATCGCTGGCATCGCATTTGCCAACAAAGACTATTCGGTATTATGAGGAAATCGAACTCATCCGGCCAACGCGCGCCGGCAATGGTTATCGCACCTATTCTGAAACGGATGTGCATCGCCTGCGCTTCCTGCAACGCGCCAGAAGCCTGGGGTTTTCGATTGACGAATGCCGCCTGCTGCTGTCGCTTTATAAAGATCGCAACCGGGCCAGCGCCGATGTCAAAAGGCTGGCGCTGGAGAAAATCACTGAAATCGAACGCAAATTATCGGAATTGAATTCATTGAAATCGACATTGTCAGCGCTGGCCGAAAACTGCCACGGTGACGATAAACCGGAATGCCCGATCATTGACGATCTGGCCGGAGGATTGAAACATTGA
- a CDS encoding cytochrome c, translating into MKKHFKTILIGGIIIALALWRFLASDGSGGTGEALAEVKVPELTAAETAGKAVFDNNCAACHGDNAAGKDGFAPPLVHRIYEPNHHADVAFQRAAQLGVRAHHWTFGNMPPVEGVSEEDVSQILTYVRALQRANGIN; encoded by the coding sequence TTGAAAAAGCATTTTAAGACCATATTGATTGGCGGAATTATCATCGCTCTGGCGTTGTGGCGGTTTCTGGCTTCGGACGGAAGCGGTGGCACAGGCGAAGCCCTGGCTGAGGTCAAAGTTCCAGAGCTTACTGCTGCTGAGACGGCCGGCAAGGCTGTGTTTGATAATAATTGCGCCGCATGCCATGGCGACAATGCTGCCGGCAAGGATGGTTTCGCGCCGCCACTGGTGCACCGTATCTATGAGCCAAATCATCATGCTGATGTCGCCTTTCAACGTGCGGCCCAACTCGGCGTCAGGGCGCATCACTGGACCTTCGGCAACATGCCTCCTGTCGAAGGCGTCAGCGAGGAAGATGTCAGCCAGATCCTCACCTATGTGCGGGCGCTGC